One Methylocapsa sp. D3K7 DNA window includes the following coding sequences:
- a CDS encoding aquaporin produces MFQVRSIKAECPKALPRQRSAELGHITGGHFNPAITIGLWIGGELPRGRFLT; encoded by the coding sequence TTGTTCCAGGTACGCTCCATCAAAGCAGAGTGCCCAAAGGCGCTGCCAAGGCAGCGTTCTGCTGAGTTAGGGCATATCACTGGTGGGCATTTCAACCCGGCGATCACAATCGGCCTATGGATCGGGGGCGAACTCCCACGCGGGAGGTTCCTTACATAG
- a CDS encoding aryl-sulfate sulfotransferase, which produces MQTMISQHWGGDKAPGAAAQQHHDWRRLPNGNTLILANLLHPVPGFAQPLVLDDVIYEIEPGGGIVWKWIASEHLDEFGFTADELNLIRNAKMADYLHVNNLSVLGVNHWFTVGDKRFDPDNVLIDSRNANFAVIIDKKTGKVAWELGPHYPADEILARGKKEIPRPVDQISGLYDAHLIPEGLPGAGNLLIFDNQGEAGCPPVPLTVTGGSRVLEIDPIKQEIVWEYSGESSGRPGWRFRSSFISSARRLPNGTTLIDEGYNGRFFQVTRDGEIVWEYISPYFGNFTDGGRDTQSNWVYRAQPVPYEWAPVGTAHSEKAVIPPSLAELRVPTTP; this is translated from the coding sequence ATGCAGACCATGATCAGCCAGCATTGGGGTGGCGACAAAGCTCCCGGCGCCGCCGCGCAACAGCATCACGACTGGCGACGCTTACCAAACGGAAATACGTTGATCCTCGCCAATTTGCTGCACCCAGTACCGGGTTTCGCCCAGCCGCTCGTCCTCGATGACGTTATCTATGAAATAGAGCCGGGCGGCGGTATCGTTTGGAAATGGATCGCATCCGAACATCTCGATGAGTTTGGATTTACAGCCGATGAATTGAATTTAATCCGCAATGCAAAGATGGCTGATTATCTCCATGTAAATAACTTGAGCGTGCTTGGCGTCAACCACTGGTTCACGGTCGGCGACAAGCGCTTTGATCCCGACAATGTTTTGATCGATTCCCGCAATGCTAATTTCGCTGTCATCATCGACAAAAAGACAGGTAAGGTCGCGTGGGAGCTGGGGCCGCATTATCCAGCCGATGAAATTCTAGCCCGCGGCAAGAAAGAGATACCACGGCCGGTCGATCAGATTTCCGGCCTGTATGACGCGCATCTGATCCCTGAGGGATTACCCGGCGCGGGTAATCTCCTGATCTTCGACAACCAGGGTGAAGCTGGCTGTCCACCTGTGCCTTTAACCGTGACGGGAGGGTCTCGGGTTTTGGAAATTGATCCCATCAAGCAGGAAATCGTCTGGGAATATAGCGGCGAAAGTTCCGGGCGCCCGGGATGGAGGTTTCGGTCAAGCTTCATCAGTAGCGCGAGACGGCTGCCAAATGGCACTACGCTGATCGACGAAGGTTATAATGGACGCTTTTTTCAGGTCACACGCGATGGCGAGATCGTTTGGGAATATATCAGCCCGTATTTTGGTAACTTTACCGATGGCGGGCGAGACACCCAAAGCAATTGGGTATACCGCGCGCAGCCTGTCCCTTATGAATGGGCGCCAGTCGGAACGGCGCATTCGGAAAAAGCAGTTATTCCTCCCTCGCTCGCCGAGCTCAGGGTTCCGACGACGCCATGA
- the smbP gene encoding small metal-binding protein SmbP, giving the protein MLRVIGNFWEVSMSRNIIALVLSFSLAAFFAPNASWAAEDHVAEAIQHTKEAIDHGKQGHANILADHAQVGLQHAEAAEKEKANPHTESAIKDLKDAAEHGKLGHADVATKSAESALGHLSQVK; this is encoded by the coding sequence ATGCTGCGCGTAATCGGTAATTTTTGGGAGGTATCCATGTCTCGTAACATAATTGCTTTGGTCCTAAGTTTTAGCCTCGCGGCGTTTTTCGCACCCAATGCCTCCTGGGCAGCGGAAGACCACGTGGCCGAGGCAATCCAGCATACAAAAGAAGCTATCGATCACGGGAAACAAGGACACGCCAATATTCTCGCCGATCATGCTCAAGTTGGGCTGCAGCATGCCGAGGCGGCAGAGAAGGAAAAGGCAAATCCTCATACGGAAAGTGCGATCAAAGATTTGAAGGACGCAGCCGAACACGGAAAACTCGGCCATGCTGATGTTGCAACCAAATCAGCAGAATCCGCGCTAGGGCATCTGTCCCAGGTGAAATAG
- a CDS encoding pirin family protein → MIELRPFSSLGGANHGWLNAKHHFSFAGYHDPYRTHWGSLRVWNDDTIAPHTGFPPHPHRDMEIITYVRTGAITHEDNLGNKGRTSAGDVQVMSAGTGIVHSEYNREDEATQIFQIWIEPASRGEAPGWGARPFPKGDRAGRFVTLASGFGCDKEALPIRTDARVLGATLKAGQTAEYPLGTERHAYLVPAAGAVEIEGVRIGPRDGAAVSKLETLRVTALEDAEILLVDAA, encoded by the coding sequence ATGATCGAACTCCGGCCCTTCAGCAGTTTGGGCGGCGCCAACCATGGCTGGCTGAACGCCAAGCACCACTTCTCATTCGCCGGCTACCACGATCCCTACCGGACGCACTGGGGCTCTTTGCGCGTCTGGAACGACGACACGATTGCGCCCCACACCGGCTTCCCCCCGCACCCGCACCGTGACATGGAGATCATCACCTATGTCCGGACGGGAGCCATCACGCATGAGGACAATCTCGGCAACAAGGGCCGCACGTCGGCCGGCGATGTCCAGGTGATGTCGGCCGGCACGGGGATTGTCCACAGCGAATATAACCGTGAGGACGAGGCGACGCAGATCTTCCAGATCTGGATCGAGCCCGCGAGCCGGGGTGAGGCACCGGGCTGGGGTGCGCGGCCATTTCCGAAAGGGGATCGTGCCGGCAGGTTCGTAACGCTGGCCTCGGGCTTCGGCTGCGATAAGGAAGCCTTGCCAATCCGCACGGACGCCCGCGTCCTCGGGGCGACGCTGAAAGCTGGCCAGACCGCCGAATATCCGTTGGGTACGGAGCGGCACGCGTATCTCGTCCCCGCAGCCGGCGCCGTTGAGATCGAAGGTGTCCGGATTGGCCCGCGCGATGGCGCGGCCGTCAGCAAGCTCGAGACCCTACGTGTAACCGCACTGGAAGATGCCGAGATCCTCCTCGTTGACGCGGCCTGA
- a CDS encoding SUF system Fe-S cluster assembly protein, whose protein sequence is MDTSSHTIDVAPASSVEEISTSVTASDVLTNDIIAALRTVYDPEIPVNVFDLGLIYRIDVKDEGLVEIDMTLTAPGCPVAGEMVGWVSTAVRGVKGVAEAKVNLVFDPPWDQSRMSEEAKLELGLS, encoded by the coding sequence ATGGATACTAGCAGCCATACCATCGACGTGGCTCCGGCCAGCAGTGTAGAAGAAATATCTACGTCCGTTACCGCCAGCGATGTTCTTACCAACGACATCATCGCAGCGCTGCGTACGGTGTATGATCCCGAAATCCCGGTGAATGTCTTCGATCTTGGATTGATTTACCGAATCGATGTGAAAGACGAAGGCCTTGTCGAAATCGACATGACCTTGACCGCGCCCGGCTGTCCTGTCGCTGGCGAAATGGTCGGCTGGGTGTCAACGGCGGTGCGTGGTGTAAAAGGCGTCGCTGAAGCAAAGGTCAATCTAGTCTTCGATCCGCCCTGGGACCAATCAAGGATGTCGGAAGAAGCCAAGCTGGAGTTGGGTTTGTCTTAG
- the sufU gene encoding Fe-S cluster assembly sulfur transfer protein SufU, with product MIDPSLRDLYQEVILDHGRNPRHFHALEDASHEAQGHNPLCGDRVHLYLKIGPSGLVEDIAFEGKGCAISMASASMMTDLVLGKEVKEAKILADAFYQLAKGEPVEAPLRPEDREQIEVLGGVSEFPMRVKCATLAWHTFEAAFEPKDGAGQQELREAMSE from the coding sequence ATGATCGATCCAAGCCTGCGCGATCTCTATCAAGAAGTCATCCTCGACCATGGGCGCAATCCGCGACACTTCCACGCGCTCGAGGATGCAAGTCACGAGGCGCAAGGGCATAACCCCTTGTGCGGCGATCGCGTGCATCTTTATCTCAAGATCGGACCGTCGGGCCTTGTCGAGGACATCGCCTTCGAAGGCAAGGGCTGCGCCATCTCCATGGCATCTGCCTCGATGATGACGGACCTTGTGCTTGGCAAAGAGGTCAAAGAGGCAAAGATTCTTGCGGACGCCTTTTATCAACTCGCGAAAGGAGAGCCGGTTGAGGCGCCTTTACGCCCCGAGGATCGCGAGCAGATCGAGGTGTTGGGGGGAGTGAGCGAATTTCCCATGCGTGTAAAATGCGCAACCCTCGCCTGGCACACATTCGAAGCAGCCTTCGAGCCGAAGGACGGTGCCGGCCAGCAAGAGTTGCGGGAGGCGATGAGCGAATGA
- a CDS encoding cysteine desulfurase — protein MSNSLLTLQEKPVVAGFDITRVREDFPILARQVHGKPLVYLDNGASAQKPKPVLDAMAKAYAETYANVHRGAHFLSGASTIAFENARASIRRFINAPKVEEIIFTKGGTEAINLAASCLGATLGEGDEIILTEMEHHSNIVPWHFLRERNGVVLRWAPLNTDDSFDIAAFAKLLTPRTKLVAVTHMSNVLGTVTPLAEIIRLTHAAGAKILVDGCQGAVHLPVDVQALDCDFYVATGHKLYGPSGIGFLFGKYEYLKRMRPYQGGGEMIDVVTKYKVTYTDPPHKFEAGTPPIVEAIGLGAALDYLMSLDRPAIAAHESALLAHATEELSNLDRVRLFGRAQDKGCLVTFETEGIHPHDVSTLLDRAGIAVRAGNHCAQPLMERLGVTVSTRASFALYNTHAEVEALVRGVRDVLEFFR, from the coding sequence ATGTCGAATAGTCTGCTGACGCTTCAGGAAAAACCAGTAGTGGCTGGTTTCGATATCACCCGCGTGCGCGAGGATTTTCCAATCCTTGCCAGGCAGGTTCATGGCAAGCCGCTCGTCTATCTCGACAATGGCGCTTCGGCGCAAAAGCCAAAGCCGGTGCTTGACGCGATGGCTAAGGCTTACGCGGAAACTTATGCGAACGTCCATCGTGGAGCGCATTTTCTTTCCGGCGCCTCGACCATCGCGTTCGAAAATGCCCGCGCATCCATTCGCCGCTTCATCAACGCTCCGAAAGTTGAAGAGATCATTTTCACCAAAGGTGGGACGGAAGCCATCAATCTTGCAGCCTCGTGTCTTGGGGCAACACTCGGTGAGGGGGATGAAATCATCCTCACCGAAATGGAGCATCATTCCAACATTGTCCCGTGGCATTTCCTGCGCGAGCGCAACGGTGTGGTGCTGCGATGGGCGCCTTTGAATACGGATGACAGCTTTGACATCGCCGCCTTCGCCAAGCTCCTCACCCCAAGGACGAAGCTGGTGGCGGTGACGCATATGTCCAATGTGCTTGGCACAGTCACACCGCTTGCCGAAATCATCCGGCTCACGCATGCGGCGGGTGCCAAGATTCTTGTTGATGGCTGTCAGGGCGCTGTGCATCTGCCGGTCGATGTTCAAGCGCTTGATTGTGATTTCTACGTTGCCACGGGCCACAAGCTCTACGGACCGTCGGGAATCGGCTTTCTCTTCGGCAAATATGAATATCTGAAACGGATGCGCCCCTATCAGGGCGGCGGCGAAATGATTGATGTGGTGACGAAGTACAAGGTCACCTACACCGATCCGCCGCACAAGTTCGAAGCTGGAACGCCGCCCATCGTTGAGGCCATTGGACTTGGCGCCGCACTGGACTATTTGATGTCCCTCGACCGGCCCGCAATCGCGGCGCATGAGTCGGCACTGCTCGCCCATGCAACCGAGGAGCTTTCCAATCTCGACCGCGTGCGGCTTTTTGGGCGGGCGCAAGATAAAGGCTGCCTCGTTACTTTCGAGACGGAAGGCATCCATCCCCATGATGTCTCGACCCTGCTCGATCGCGCCGGTATCGCCGTGCGGGCCGGAAACCATTGCGCCCAGCCTCTCATGGAGCGGCTTGGCGTAACGGTGTCCACGCGGGCCTCTTTCGCGCTCTACAACACCCACGCGGAGGTGGAGGCTCTGGTCCGCGGTGTGCGCGACGTCCTGGAGTTTTTCCGATGA
- the sufD gene encoding Fe-S cluster assembly protein SufD, with the protein MSGNTSLNHLLDVMAGRQEGTVPWLGALREEARTIFAGCGLPTRRVESWKYSDLSRALARAADGLSPTPPAPVLPGTHLALFENGVLNEEKSDLAQIGAVPLRRVLADSSTPFASKIGYVNPQKDHALLNLNTALMEDGLVLHVPAHTTLTKPLYIRFEWEGEEARAPEGRHLRLLILLDEDAEAAIIEAHSGTPGFSTIVTEVRLAPKARLKHIRLDRLGAAARQSAITLGELDTAASYKAFYLSEGGLFSRHEALLNLAEKDAQAELDGIYLVADGRHCDNTTVITHAGPDTASRQAFRGVLAGDSRGVYQGCVRVRPDAQGADARQMSRTVLLSRQAEIAIKPELEILADNVKCSHGATSGELDTSALFFLRARGIPEAEARALLIEAFLGEVLEAIESEPLRACAAAAVADWLALHAGEIAHVE; encoded by the coding sequence ATGAGCGGCAATACATCCCTCAACCATCTCCTTGATGTCATGGCTGGCCGGCAGGAAGGTACCGTGCCTTGGCTCGGTGCCTTGCGGGAAGAGGCGCGGACCATTTTTGCCGGATGCGGCCTGCCGACACGCCGGGTCGAGTCCTGGAAATATTCCGATCTCTCTCGGGCGCTTGCCCGCGCTGCGGACGGATTGAGTCCCACACCTCCGGCTCCGGTTCTCCCCGGGACTCACCTTGCGCTGTTCGAAAATGGCGTTCTTAACGAAGAAAAATCAGATCTCGCACAAATCGGCGCGGTTCCTTTGCGGCGAGTTCTCGCCGACTCTTCGACCCCCTTCGCCAGTAAGATCGGCTATGTCAATCCGCAGAAGGACCACGCACTCCTCAATCTAAATACCGCGCTCATGGAGGACGGGCTTGTCCTGCACGTTCCGGCCCACACGACGCTCACGAAGCCGCTCTACATCCGCTTTGAATGGGAAGGAGAAGAAGCGCGAGCCCCCGAGGGCCGGCACCTGCGCCTTTTGATCCTTCTTGATGAAGATGCGGAGGCGGCGATCATCGAGGCCCACAGTGGCACGCCAGGTTTTTCCACCATCGTGACTGAGGTTCGCCTGGCTCCCAAGGCAAGGCTCAAACATATCCGGCTTGACCGGCTTGGCGCGGCCGCAAGGCAATCGGCGATTACCTTGGGCGAGCTTGACACCGCCGCATCCTACAAAGCTTTCTACTTGTCCGAGGGCGGGCTGTTTTCGCGTCATGAAGCGCTGCTCAATCTCGCGGAGAAAGACGCGCAAGCGGAATTAGATGGCATTTATCTCGTCGCCGATGGCCGCCATTGTGACAATACCACTGTCATCACCCATGCCGGGCCGGACACGGCAAGCAGGCAAGCTTTTCGCGGCGTCCTCGCCGGCGATTCGCGGGGTGTCTATCAAGGGTGTGTCCGGGTGCGTCCCGACGCGCAAGGCGCAGATGCGCGTCAAATGAGCCGTACCGTGCTTCTGTCGCGGCAAGCCGAGATCGCCATCAAGCCGGAACTCGAAATCTTGGCCGATAACGTCAAATGCAGCCACGGCGCCACGTCTGGCGAACTGGATACCTCAGCGCTGTTCTTCTTGCGGGCTCGGGGCATTCCCGAAGCCGAGGCTCGGGCGCTCCTCATCGAAGCCTTTCTCGGCGAAGTCCTTGAAGCCATCGAAAGCGAGCCTCTTCGTGCTTGTGCGGCTGCGGCTGTGGCGGATTGGCTTGCCCTCCACGCAGGCGAGATCGCGCATGTCGAATAG
- the sufC gene encoding Fe-S cluster assembly ATPase SufC, whose amino-acid sequence MLEIKDLYASVQGKEILKGLSLKVGAGEVHAIMGPNGAGKSTTSYALAGREGYDVTSGDVTFKGEDLLALKPEERAAKGIFLAFQYPLEIPGVSNLTFLKTAVNAQARLRGEPVLDAVQFLRAVRETAKLLNVSEDMLKRPLNVGFSGGEKKRNEVLQMALLKPSLAILDETDSGLDIDALKLVAEGVNKLRAPDRSFLVITHYQRLLDYIVPDYVHILAGGKIVRSGDKSLALRLEEQGYDALIGKAA is encoded by the coding sequence ATGCTTGAGATCAAAGACCTTTATGCAAGCGTTCAGGGCAAGGAGATTCTAAAGGGTCTTTCGCTCAAAGTCGGCGCTGGCGAGGTTCATGCCATCATGGGGCCTAATGGCGCCGGCAAATCGACGACCTCCTATGCGCTCGCCGGACGCGAGGGCTATGATGTGACGAGCGGCGACGTGACGTTCAAGGGCGAGGATTTGCTCGCCCTCAAGCCGGAAGAGCGGGCCGCCAAAGGTATTTTTCTCGCCTTCCAATATCCGCTTGAAATTCCTGGTGTCTCGAACCTCACCTTCCTCAAGACGGCCGTCAATGCACAAGCCCGCCTTCGCGGCGAGCCGGTTCTCGATGCGGTCCAGTTCCTGCGCGCCGTGCGCGAGACTGCCAAATTGCTTAACGTGTCCGAAGACATGCTAAAGCGGCCGCTCAATGTCGGTTTTTCGGGCGGCGAGAAAAAGCGGAACGAAGTTCTGCAAATGGCGCTTCTAAAGCCATCGCTGGCGATCCTCGACGAGACGGATTCAGGTCTCGACATCGACGCCTTGAAGCTCGTTGCGGAAGGCGTGAACAAATTGCGTGCCCCGGACCGTTCGTTTTTGGTGATTACGCATTACCAGCGGCTGCTCGACTATATCGTGCCCGACTATGTGCATATCCTCGCCGGTGGCAAGATTGTGCGCTCGGGCGACAAGTCGCTGGCGCTGCGTCTCGAAGAGCAAGGCTATGATGCCTTGATCGGAAAGGCGGCGTGA
- the sufB gene encoding Fe-S cluster assembly protein SufB, with amino-acid sequence MSQEAETLQELADQKYKYGFVTNIESEFAPKGLSEDIVRFISKKKKEPGWMLELRLAAFRRWRTMTEPKWARVHYPPIDFQDAYYYAAPKVKDDAPASLDEVDPELLKTYEKLGIPLSEQKMLTGVAVDAVFDSVSVATTFKAKLEEVGVIFCPISEALAKHPDLVRKYLGSVVPDTDNFYATLNAAVFSDGSFVYVPPGVRCPMELSTYFRINASNTGQFERTLIIADKGAYVSYLEGCTAPMRDENQLHAAVVELVALDDAEIKYSTVQNWYPGDENGKGGIYNFVTKRGDCRGVNSKISWTQVETGSAITWKYPSCILRGDNSVGEFYSIAIANNYQQADTGTKMMHLGRNTKSRIISKGISAGHAQNTYRGLVRVHQKAEGARNFTQCDSLLLGSKCGAHTVPYIESRNPTALLEHEATTSKISDDQLFYCISRGIATEEAVALIVNGFCREVLQQLPMEFAVEAQKLVGISLEGSVG; translated from the coding sequence ATGAGCCAAGAGGCAGAAACTCTACAAGAGTTAGCGGATCAAAAATACAAATATGGTTTCGTCACGAATATCGAGAGCGAGTTTGCCCCTAAGGGTTTGTCCGAAGACATCGTCCGTTTCATTTCAAAGAAGAAGAAAGAACCCGGATGGATGTTGGAGTTACGGCTTGCGGCGTTTCGCCGCTGGCGAACCATGACGGAGCCCAAATGGGCGCGCGTCCATTATCCGCCAATCGATTTTCAGGACGCCTATTATTATGCGGCGCCCAAGGTCAAGGATGACGCCCCGGCAAGCCTCGATGAGGTCGATCCCGAGCTTTTGAAGACTTACGAGAAGCTTGGCATTCCGCTCTCCGAGCAAAAGATGCTGACCGGTGTGGCTGTCGATGCGGTGTTCGATTCGGTATCGGTCGCGACAACCTTCAAGGCGAAACTGGAGGAAGTTGGCGTCATTTTCTGTCCCATTTCCGAGGCGCTGGCGAAGCATCCAGATCTCGTGCGCAAATATCTCGGCTCCGTCGTTCCCGACACCGACAATTTTTACGCAACGCTGAATGCGGCAGTCTTTTCCGACGGTTCCTTTGTCTATGTTCCGCCTGGCGTCCGCTGCCCCATGGAGCTGTCGACCTATTTCCGCATCAACGCATCCAACACCGGACAATTCGAACGGACTCTCATCATCGCGGACAAGGGCGCTTATGTCAGCTACCTCGAAGGCTGCACGGCGCCCATGCGCGACGAAAACCAGCTGCACGCGGCCGTTGTCGAACTCGTTGCGCTCGATGACGCCGAAATCAAATATTCGACCGTGCAGAATTGGTATCCGGGCGACGAGAACGGCAAGGGCGGAATTTACAATTTCGTGACCAAGCGCGGCGATTGCCGTGGCGTTAACTCGAAGATTTCTTGGACGCAGGTCGAGACGGGTTCGGCGATTACTTGGAAATATCCCTCCTGCATCCTGCGCGGCGACAATTCCGTTGGCGAATTCTATTCGATCGCCATCGCCAACAATTATCAGCAGGCGGATACCGGCACCAAGATGATGCATCTTGGCCGAAACACGAAGAGCCGGATCATCTCCAAAGGCATTTCTGCAGGGCACGCGCAAAACACCTACCGTGGCCTCGTCCGCGTCCATCAGAAAGCCGAGGGTGCTCGCAATTTCACCCAATGCGACTCGCTTCTCCTCGGCTCCAAGTGCGGCGCTCATACGGTGCCCTACATCGAGTCACGCAATCCGACAGCGCTCCTCGAGCATGAAGCCACGACCTCGAAGATCAGCGACGATCAGCTTTTTTATTGCATTTCTCGCGGGATCGCCACGGAAGAAGCGGTGGCGTTGATCGTCAACGGGTTCTGCCGTGAAGTACTGCAGCAATTGCCAATGGAATTTGCGGTCGAGGCACAGAAGCTCGTTGGCATCAGCCTCGAGGGAAGCGTCGGATGA
- a CDS encoding xanthine dehydrogenase, with protein sequence MSSSQYPGRNGQYAPFAVILGTNEIASAVAVNLYRGGFSVVLSHDPLPPVIRRKMAFHDALFDDPVTVAGVAARRVDTGLEILSGFGSASEVIITELGLLDLMVLRTLDLLVDARMQKYQVTPDLRRLARFTIGLGPGFTAEMNCDFAVETRPAKTGRILQRGTTDPADGISRRLGGVGGERFVYSEIPGRWHTAIEIGTRIFKDFIIGHLGGEIIRAPFDGILRGVVRDGTEVPAGVKLLEVDPRGEELVGR encoded by the coding sequence ATGAGCAGTTCACAATATCCAGGTAGGAATGGCCAGTATGCTCCCTTCGCCGTGATTCTCGGCACCAATGAAATTGCATCGGCGGTGGCGGTTAATCTTTATCGTGGCGGCTTTTCCGTCGTTCTCTCGCATGATCCGCTCCCGCCAGTTATCCGGCGGAAAATGGCTTTTCACGACGCGCTCTTCGACGACCCGGTCACCGTTGCGGGCGTCGCGGCCCGGCGCGTCGATACCGGACTTGAGATCCTTTCAGGCTTTGGCTCGGCCAGTGAGGTGATCATCACCGAGCTTGGGCTTTTGGATCTGATGGTCCTTCGCACGCTGGATCTCCTCGTCGATGCGAGAATGCAGAAATATCAAGTCACCCCGGATTTGCGCAGGCTCGCACGCTTTACGATAGGCCTCGGTCCTGGCTTCACGGCGGAAATGAATTGCGATTTCGCTGTTGAAACGCGGCCAGCAAAGACCGGACGGATCCTTCAACGAGGTACGACCGACCCGGCAGACGGAATCTCGCGCCGTCTTGGTGGCGTCGGAGGAGAGCGATTTGTTTACTCGGAGATTCCAGGCCGGTGGCATACAGCCATTGAGATCGGTACACGGATCTTCAAAGACTTCATCATCGGCCATCTCGGCGGCGAAATTATCCGGGCGCCCTTCGATGGCATTCTAAGAGGTGTCGTCCGCGATGGAACCGAGGTGCCCGCCGGCGTGAAACTTCTGGAGGTTGATCCGCGGGGCGAGGAGCTAGTTGGACGGTAA
- a CDS encoding BolA family transcriptional regulator: MAMAGPEIERLIKQAFPDAEVVVADLAGDGDHFAARIASGAFVGKSRIEQHKMVYAALQGQVGGAIHALALETSVPK, from the coding sequence ATGGCAATGGCTGGACCGGAAATCGAGCGGCTTATCAAGCAGGCATTCCCGGATGCCGAGGTGGTTGTCGCCGACCTCGCTGGCGATGGCGACCATTTCGCTGCTCGCATCGCCTCCGGAGCGTTCGTAGGCAAGAGCCGGATCGAGCAGCACAAGATGGTCTATGCGGCGCTTCAGGGGCAAGTGGGCGGGGCCATTCATGCGCTTGCCCTCGAAACATCCGTGCCCAAATAA
- the grxD gene encoding Grx4 family monothiol glutaredoxin, whose protein sequence is MAEPTTQRIEAVIASGDVVLFTKGIPAAPQCGFSAAAIRILGQLAVPFKTVDVLADMEIREGIKAFSNWPTIPQLYVKGEFVGGCDIMREMFQTGELATLLSSKGIVATVQ, encoded by the coding sequence ATGGCTGAACCAACGACACAACGGATTGAAGCCGTGATCGCGAGTGGCGATGTTGTCCTGTTCACGAAGGGCATTCCGGCGGCCCCTCAATGCGGCTTCTCGGCGGCGGCCATTCGGATCCTTGGCCAGCTAGCGGTACCGTTCAAGACCGTGGATGTGCTGGCGGACATGGAGATTCGCGAAGGCATCAAAGCGTTTTCGAACTGGCCGACGATCCCTCAGCTCTATGTCAAGGGCGAGTTTGTTGGTGGTTGCGACATCATGCGGGAAATGTTTCAGACGGGGGAACTCGCGACCTTGTTGAGTTCCAAAGGTATCGTGGCGACGGTGCAATGA
- a CDS encoding (2Fe-2S) ferredoxin domain-containing protein, with translation MTAEEEGIEIPQVYKRHVFACFTQRPPGHPRGSCGASGAQPLWDRMGKKLEAEGLSDTGFTASGCLGFCSAGPLMVVYPEGVWYRPTTPEDIDEIVESHFKQGKLVERLVMILTR, from the coding sequence ATGACCGCCGAGGAAGAGGGGATCGAGATCCCGCAAGTCTACAAGCGCCACGTTTTTGCTTGCTTTACACAGCGTCCGCCCGGCCATCCTCGTGGCAGCTGCGGCGCCTCTGGTGCCCAGCCCCTCTGGGATCGGATGGGCAAAAAGCTGGAGGCGGAGGGCCTTTCCGATACCGGCTTCACGGCCTCTGGATGTCTGGGCTTTTGCAGCGCTGGCCCTTTAATGGTGGTCTACCCGGAAGGGGTCTGGTACCGCCCAACCACGCCCGAAGATATTGACGAAATCGTCGAGTCGCATTTCAAGCAAGGGAAACTTGTAGAGCGCCTCGTGATGATCTTGACTCGCTGA